Genomic window (Cellulosilyticum lentocellum DSM 5427):
AGCATTTAAATGAGTAAACCAACGTATTACATTACAACACCAATTTATTATCCAAGTAACAAGCTTCATATTGGACATTCCTACACAACAGTAGCAGCTGATGCTATGGCCAGATATAAACGTCTTCGTGGTTATGATGTCATGTTCTTAACAGGAACAGATGAACATGGGCAAAAAATCGAAAGAAGAGCAGCAGAAGATGGTGTTACTCCACAGGCGTTTGTGGATCATATCGTTGACTGGATTAAAGACTTGTGGAAAACAATGGACATTTCTTATGATAAATTTATCCGTACAACAGATAAAGAACATGAAGAAACAGTTCAAAAAATCTTTAAAAAGCTTTATGACAAAGGTGATATTTACAAAAGTGAATATGAAGGTCTTTACTGTACACCATGTGAAAGCTTCTTTACAGAACACCAATTAGTAGATGGCAAATGTCCAGACTGTGGTAGACCAGTAGAAAAAGTAAAGGAAGAATCTTATTTCTTCAAATTATCAGCTTATCAAGATAGACTGATTAAACACATTGAAGAAAATCCAGATTTCATTCAGCCAAACACAAGACAAAATGAAATGCTTAATAACTTCCTTCGCCCAGGACTAGAAGATTTATGTGTATCTCGTACTTCTTTCAAGTGGGGAATTCCAGTAGAATTCGATCCAGGTCACGTAGTTTATGTATGGCTTGATGCGTTATCAAACTATATTTCAGCACTTGGTTATCTTCAAGCAGATGATGCTAACTTTAAAAGATTCTGGCCAGCAGATGTACATTTAGTAGGTAAAGAAATCGTACGTTTCCATACCATTATTTGGCCAGCTATGTTAATGGCAATGGATCTTCCACTTCCAAAACAAATTTTTGGTCACGGTTGGTTAGTTATTAACGGTGGGAAAATGAGTAAATCACAAGGGACAGTAGTAGATCCTAGTGTACTTGTAGGTCGTTATGGTAGCGATGCAATCCGTTACTTCTTACTTCGTGAGATTGCTTTTGGTCAAGATGGTAACTTCTCTAATGAAGCCCTTATTTCAAGAATCAACTCAGACCTTGCTAATGACCTTGGTAACTTAACATCAAGAACAGTAGCTATGATTGAAAAGTACTTTGGAACACTTCCGGAAGTACAAGAAGGCAATGAATTCGACGTAGATGTACAAAAGGTTGTTAAAGAGCAAATTGCTAAAATGGAAAGCAATATGGAAAAACTTTTCTTCAACAATGCGCTTGAAGACATTTGGGTAATCATTAGAAGAATGAATAAATATATTGATGAAACAATGCCTTGGGTACTTGCAAAAGATGAAGCTAACCATGCAAAACTTGCAGGTGTACTTTATACTCTTTCAGAAGTGATTCGTATTGTCAGCATTATGATTGAACCATTTATGCCACAAACACCAGAAAAAATCTGGGCACAGTTTGGTATTGTAAGAGGTGAATTAACAGCTTGGGATTCTATTCATCAATTTGGCGCACTTCCAAGAACTGTAGCAGCTAAAAAAGGTGAAAATATGTTCCCTCGTATTGATAAAGAGAAGGAACTTGCTATTCTTGAAGCAGCGGTGCCAACAGCTGAGTCAAAAGAAGAAGCAAAAGCTAAAGATAACAAAAAAGCTGAAGCTAAAAAAGAAGAAAAAGTACAAGAAGTATCAGAAATCACAATTGATGACTTTACAAAAGTTGAGCTTAAAATTGGTGAAGTTATTGCGTGTGAAAAGGTACCAAAAGCTGATAAACTTCTTGTATCTAAAATTAAAATCGGTGACGAGGTAAGACAAATCGTATCAGGTATTGCAGCGTACTATTCACCAGAAGAGTTCGTAGGTAAAAAGGTAGTGGTTGTAACTAACCTTAAACCAGTTAAACTCCGCGGCATCCTTTCACAAGGAATGGTACTGTGTGCATCAGATGATAACGGTAACTTAGTTGCAGTAGGCCCTCTTGGTGAAATGGCAAGTGGCGCAGTAGTAAAATAAATGATAGTAAATCCCCTGTAAGTCATATACTTAAAAGAGTATGGGTCTTACAGGGGATTTTTTAGAAAGAGGATAAAATTTATTCAGATTAATGTATAAAAATATTTGATATACCCATAATTAAGTCATATAATTGAAATGCATGTGAACTAGGTCATAGATATTTTGATAAGATAGGGAGGTTATACACATGACAAAAATAGATATTATATCAGGCTTTTTAGGAGCAGGGAAAACAACGCTTATTAAAAAACTCATTAAAGAAGGCTTTAAGGGTGAGAAGCTTGTGCTTATAGAGAATGAATTTGGTGAGATTGGTATAGATGGTGGCTTTTTAAAAGAAGGGGGTGTAGAGATTACAGAAATGAACTCCGGATGTATTTGCTGTTCATTAGTAGGGGATTTTGGCACTGCATTAAAAGAGGTATTAGAAAAGTATAATCCAGACAGAGTTATCATTGAACCATCTGGAGTAGGTAAACTTTCAGATGTCATTAAAGCTGTTAAACAAGTGGCATTAGGAAATGAAGTAAGGCTTAATTGCAAGGTAGCAGTAGTGGATGCCCTAAAATGTAAGATGTACATGAAGAATTTTGGCGAATTCTTTAATAACCAAATAGAAAGTGCTAGCACTATTATTTTAAGTCGTAGCCAAAACTGCTCAGAAGAAAAATTGCATGAAGCAGTTAAGCTTATTAAAACGCGTAATGCAGAAGCTGCTATTGTGACTACTGCTTGGGAAGAGATTGCAGGTGATAAGTTATTAGCTGTTATGGAAAGTGGCAATCATTTAGAAAGGGAGTTATTAGAAGAGGAAGAGATATATCCACATTGTGGAGGGCATCATCATGAACATCATGACGAAGAAGGACATGATCATGATGAGCATTGTGACTGTAAGCATCATGCTGAAAGTGAGCAGGAGGAACATCATCATGAACATGATGAAGGCTGTAGTTGTGGACATGATCACCATCATGAACACGGGCATCATTATGCAGATGAGGTATTCACTAGTTGGGGACTGGAAACACCACGACGTTTTGATAAAGAGGAAATAAGAACTATTTTAGAAAAGCTAGCTCATACAGAGACATATGGTGTTATCTTACGAGCCAAAGGTATTTTGCAAGATAATGAGGGGAATTGGTTCTGTTTTGATATGGTGCCGGGAGAGTATGAAATAAGGGAAGAGGCAGCAGATTATACAGGCCGCTTATGTATAATAGGTACAAAGCTAGATGAAGCAGGACTTAAAGAATTACTAGGAGAATACTGAGAGAAAGAGAGAAGATCATATGAGAGTTCCAATATTTTTATTTAATGGCTTGTTAGAAGCGGGGAAAACGGCCTTTATTGAAAGTCTTTTAGAAAAGCCAGCTTTCGCTGATGGGAAAAATACACTTGTTATTTGCTGCGAAGAAGGCGTGGAGGAGTACAATAAAGCACTATTTCAAAAGAATCATATTACCCTAATTAACCTTGAAGAGGAGGAAGCATTTACAAGTGAATTATTGGAAGAGTTAGCAAACACTTATGAGCCACAGCGTGTTGTTATTGAATTTAATGGGATGTGGAATTTAGAAAGTGCCTTTGATGTAACCTTACCGGAAAACTGGTTTTTATATCAAAGCTTGGTTCTAGTTAATGGAGAAACCTTTGAGCTTTACATGAATAATATGAGATCACTGATGATAGAACATTTTAAAATAGCAGACCTGGTTATTATTAATCGCTGCTTACCTACAACTAATCTAGCATTATTACGAGGTGCTGTGAAATCTATTAATGGGCAAGCAAGGTTATTCACTAGTTCTAAAGATTTTGTAATGGAGCCCATTGAGGAAGAATTACCCTATGATTTAAGTGCAGAATTAATCGATGTTGCAAAAGAACACTATGGGACTTGGTATATTGATTTGTGGGATCATCCTGAACATTACATGAGGAAAAAGATAAAGGTAAGAGGCTTATTTTTTCAGCAGCCCACAGATCCAAAGGACTGCTTTAACTTTGGCCGATTTGCCATGCCATGCTGTGAGGATGATATTGCATTTATGGGATTATATTGTAAAAATATTGGGAAACCACGTTTTCAAAATAAGGATAGTATAGAAATACTAGGTGAAATCCGTTGGGAACCAGCTGAAGTTTATGAAGGTGATGGACCAATATTTTATGTAAAAAGTATAGTGAAGGC
Coding sequences:
- the metG gene encoding methionine--tRNA ligase — translated: MSKPTYYITTPIYYPSNKLHIGHSYTTVAADAMARYKRLRGYDVMFLTGTDEHGQKIERRAAEDGVTPQAFVDHIVDWIKDLWKTMDISYDKFIRTTDKEHEETVQKIFKKLYDKGDIYKSEYEGLYCTPCESFFTEHQLVDGKCPDCGRPVEKVKEESYFFKLSAYQDRLIKHIEENPDFIQPNTRQNEMLNNFLRPGLEDLCVSRTSFKWGIPVEFDPGHVVYVWLDALSNYISALGYLQADDANFKRFWPADVHLVGKEIVRFHTIIWPAMLMAMDLPLPKQIFGHGWLVINGGKMSKSQGTVVDPSVLVGRYGSDAIRYFLLREIAFGQDGNFSNEALISRINSDLANDLGNLTSRTVAMIEKYFGTLPEVQEGNEFDVDVQKVVKEQIAKMESNMEKLFFNNALEDIWVIIRRMNKYIDETMPWVLAKDEANHAKLAGVLYTLSEVIRIVSIMIEPFMPQTPEKIWAQFGIVRGELTAWDSIHQFGALPRTVAAKKGENMFPRIDKEKELAILEAAVPTAESKEEAKAKDNKKAEAKKEEKVQEVSEITIDDFTKVELKIGEVIACEKVPKADKLLVSKIKIGDEVRQIVSGIAAYYSPEEFVGKKVVVVTNLKPVKLRGILSQGMVLCASDDNGNLVAVGPLGEMASGAVVK
- a CDS encoding CobW family GTP-binding protein codes for the protein MTKIDIISGFLGAGKTTLIKKLIKEGFKGEKLVLIENEFGEIGIDGGFLKEGGVEITEMNSGCICCSLVGDFGTALKEVLEKYNPDRVIIEPSGVGKLSDVIKAVKQVALGNEVRLNCKVAVVDALKCKMYMKNFGEFFNNQIESASTIILSRSQNCSEEKLHEAVKLIKTRNAEAAIVTTAWEEIAGDKLLAVMESGNHLERELLEEEEIYPHCGGHHHEHHDEEGHDHDEHCDCKHHAESEQEEHHHEHDEGCSCGHDHHHEHGHHYADEVFTSWGLETPRRFDKEEIRTILEKLAHTETYGVILRAKGILQDNEGNWFCFDMVPGEYEIREEAADYTGRLCIIGTKLDEAGLKELLGEY
- a CDS encoding TIGR03943 family putative permease subunit, whose amino-acid sequence is MRVPIFLFNGLLEAGKTAFIESLLEKPAFADGKNTLVICCEEGVEEYNKALFQKNHITLINLEEEEAFTSELLEELANTYEPQRVVIEFNGMWNLESAFDVTLPENWFLYQSLVLVNGETFELYMNNMRSLMIEHFKIADLVIINRCLPTTNLALLRGAVKSINGQARLFTSSKDFVMEPIEEELPYDLSAELIDVAKEHYGTWYIDLWDHPEHYMRKKIKVRGLFFQQPTDPKDCFNFGRFAMPCCEDDIAFMGLYCKNIGKPRFQNKDSIEILGEIRWEPAEVYEGDGPIFYVKSIVKAEEQQEDMVAF